The Astyanax mexicanus isolate ESR-SI-001 chromosome 7, AstMex3_surface, whole genome shotgun sequence genome has a window encoding:
- the tmem109 gene encoding transmembrane protein 109, whose product MFNMAWLFVLVSLILSTPACLSQSSGSENQPKASGLWQTLQSVSTSLCEDGHGFLVSLFGRQSVDSGLKTLREITTWALESTAGSLNILASYVTEVLGAAGITANLPVKRITPEGVAFVTKWVLLAVLVYWILSLAVCFVSGIVQRTLWLVKITVAIAMFGLILSDTGATAETTAMRLAGLVLACILLGIGPSPFKGDTNTHMEVKVKVLERKVRELEKKSKDD is encoded by the exons ATGTTTAACATGGCATGGCTGTTCGTCCTGGTATCGCTGATTTTGTCCACGCCGGCGTGTTTAAGTCAGTCCTCGGGGTCTGAAAACCAGCCCAAAGCCTCTGGTTTGTGGCAGACTCTGCAGTCAGTGTCCACCAGTCTGTGTGAGGACGGACACGGGTTCCTGGTGTCTCTGTTTGGCAGACAGTCCGTGGATTCAGGACTGAAG acCCTAAGAGAGATTACAACGTGGGCTTTAGAGTCTACTGCTGGTTCTCTGAACATACTGGCCTCATATGTCACAGAAGTGCTAGGAGCAGCTGGAATCACTG CCAATCTGCCTGTGAAGCGCATCACTCCGGAAGGTGTTGCGTTTGTTACTAAGTGGGTCCTGTTGGCTGTGCTTGTCTACTGGATCCTGTCCTTGGCGGTGTGCTTTGTATCAGGGATAGTGCAGCGTACTCTGTGGCTAGTGAAGATCACTGTCGCCATTGCCATGTTTGGTCTCATTCTAAGTGATACTGGTGCCACTGCTGAAACCACAGCAATGAGACTGGCTGGATTAGTGCTTGCCTGCATCCTGCTGGGTATCGGACCCTCACCGTTCAAGGGagatacaaatacacacatgGAAGTGAAAGTTAAGGTGCTGGAGAGGAAGGTAAGAGAGTTGGAGAAGAAGAGCAAAGATGACTAA
- the si:dkey-9i23.14 gene encoding 60 kDa lysophospholipase isoform X2: MEVLPNEDLPLEPIRSENVVIRGKEFLSFLGQTLVPPCDWFVESIVPSLACMAVENGDLLSLQQFLPLLHWTTGDYDDTTALHKACELGKLDIVKFLVDKEAFSQLNCFEKNTLLLLAIRNRHLDVVEFLHMKGATVEMHSVMVATEIIQAVKKKDYGLLRAWYLAGVDMDSKDYNGHTAMDHARRLKDEAIVHKLQGYGANLLGAVKADSAEQDSSSEAIFYPVSTHHFPTKQAELQQKENYV; the protein is encoded by the exons ATGGAGGTGTTACCTAATGAAGATCTGCCTTTGGAGCCCATCAGATCTGAAAATGTTGTGATTCGTGGCAAGGAGTTTTTGAGCTTTTTGGGCCAAACCCTGGTGCCGCCCTGC GATTGGTTTGTTGAATCTATTGTGCCATCCTTAGCTTGTATGGCTGTGGAAAATGGTGACCTCCTTTCACTACAGCAGTTTCTGCCTCTG TTGCATTGGACCACTGGAGATTATGATGACACCACTGCCCTACATAAAGCCTGTGAGCTGGGTAAATTGGATATTGTGAAGTTCCTTGTGGACAAAGAAGCATTTTCTCAGCTAAACTGTTTTGAAAAAAACACCCTCCTTCTACTGGCCATTAGAAACAG GCACTTGGACGTTGTGGAGTTCCTGCATATGAAAGGAGCCACTGTGGAAATGCATTCAGTGATGGTTGCTACAGAGATAATCCA AGCTGTTAAAAAGAAGGATTATGGTTTGCTGCGTGCCTGGTACCTAGCTGGAGTGGACATGGACAGTAAGGACTACAATGGCCACACTGCCATGGACCATGCACGTCGACTGAAAGACGAGGCCATAGTTCACAAACTTCAGGGGTACGGAGCAAATCTTCTG ggagcTGTGAAGGCAGACAGTGCTGAACAAGATTCATCTTCAGAGGCTATATTTTATCCTGTCTCTACCCATCACTTCCCCACCAAACAGGCAGAGCTGCAGCAGAAGGAAAACTATGTGTAG
- the si:dkey-9i23.14 gene encoding 60 kDa lysophospholipase isoform X1, which translates to MEVLPNEDLPLEPIRSENVVIRGKEFLSFLGQTLVPPCEQDWFVESIVPSLACMAVENGDLLSLQQFLPLLHWTTGDYDDTTALHKACELGKLDIVKFLVDKEAFSQLNCFEKNTLLLLAIRNRHLDVVEFLHMKGATVEMHSVMVATEIIQAVKKKDYGLLRAWYLAGVDMDSKDYNGHTAMDHARRLKDEAIVHKLQGYGANLLGAVKADSAEQDSSSEAIFYPVSTHHFPTKQAELQQKENYV; encoded by the exons ATGGAGGTGTTACCTAATGAAGATCTGCCTTTGGAGCCCATCAGATCTGAAAATGTTGTGATTCGTGGCAAGGAGTTTTTGAGCTTTTTGGGCCAAACCCTGGTGCCGCCCTGC GAGCAGGATTGGTTTGTTGAATCTATTGTGCCATCCTTAGCTTGTATGGCTGTGGAAAATGGTGACCTCCTTTCACTACAGCAGTTTCTGCCTCTG TTGCATTGGACCACTGGAGATTATGATGACACCACTGCCCTACATAAAGCCTGTGAGCTGGGTAAATTGGATATTGTGAAGTTCCTTGTGGACAAAGAAGCATTTTCTCAGCTAAACTGTTTTGAAAAAAACACCCTCCTTCTACTGGCCATTAGAAACAG GCACTTGGACGTTGTGGAGTTCCTGCATATGAAAGGAGCCACTGTGGAAATGCATTCAGTGATGGTTGCTACAGAGATAATCCA AGCTGTTAAAAAGAAGGATTATGGTTTGCTGCGTGCCTGGTACCTAGCTGGAGTGGACATGGACAGTAAGGACTACAATGGCCACACTGCCATGGACCATGCACGTCGACTGAAAGACGAGGCCATAGTTCACAAACTTCAGGGGTACGGAGCAAATCTTCTG ggagcTGTGAAGGCAGACAGTGCTGAACAAGATTCATCTTCAGAGGCTATATTTTATCCTGTCTCTACCCATCACTTCCCCACCAAACAGGCAGAGCTGCAGCAGAAGGAAAACTATGTGTAG
- the si:dkey-9i23.14 gene encoding 60 kDa lysophospholipase isoform X3, producing MEVLPNEDLPLEPIRSENVVIRGKEFLSFLGQTLVPPCLHWTTGDYDDTTALHKACELGKLDIVKFLVDKEAFSQLNCFEKNTLLLLAIRNRHLDVVEFLHMKGATVEMHSVMVATEIIQAVKKKDYGLLRAWYLAGVDMDSKDYNGHTAMDHARRLKDEAIVHKLQGYGANLLGAVKADSAEQDSSSEAIFYPVSTHHFPTKQAELQQKENYV from the exons ATGGAGGTGTTACCTAATGAAGATCTGCCTTTGGAGCCCATCAGATCTGAAAATGTTGTGATTCGTGGCAAGGAGTTTTTGAGCTTTTTGGGCCAAACCCTGGTGCCGCCCTGC TTGCATTGGACCACTGGAGATTATGATGACACCACTGCCCTACATAAAGCCTGTGAGCTGGGTAAATTGGATATTGTGAAGTTCCTTGTGGACAAAGAAGCATTTTCTCAGCTAAACTGTTTTGAAAAAAACACCCTCCTTCTACTGGCCATTAGAAACAG GCACTTGGACGTTGTGGAGTTCCTGCATATGAAAGGAGCCACTGTGGAAATGCATTCAGTGATGGTTGCTACAGAGATAATCCA AGCTGTTAAAAAGAAGGATTATGGTTTGCTGCGTGCCTGGTACCTAGCTGGAGTGGACATGGACAGTAAGGACTACAATGGCCACACTGCCATGGACCATGCACGTCGACTGAAAGACGAGGCCATAGTTCACAAACTTCAGGGGTACGGAGCAAATCTTCTG ggagcTGTGAAGGCAGACAGTGCTGAACAAGATTCATCTTCAGAGGCTATATTTTATCCTGTCTCTACCCATCACTTCCCCACCAAACAGGCAGAGCTGCAGCAGAAGGAAAACTATGTGTAG